Part of the Zingiber officinale cultivar Zhangliang chromosome 8A, Zo_v1.1, whole genome shotgun sequence genome, AAGGCATGGCAAGCTACAAGTAAGTAGAGATGTAGTATTTCAAGAAAATAGTGAATGGACATGGACTGCAGGTGCTAACCATGAAGAAAACTTACCGGAGTTTATGGTGGAGGATGCACTCGACACCGACGAGGTGATTGTTGTAACAGACATTGAGGCAGGAACAGAAGATGTCGCACCACCGGCAACAGCAGTGGTACCCATGACAAGAGCATCAAGTCCATCTACATCATCATCGAGCACCCATACAACTACCTCACCTGACTCTCATGAAGGGCCAGTTCGGTTTAGGTCCATTGCCGATATCTATGCCAACACTGAGGAAGTGGTTGGTATTGATGAAGAAGAGAATGAGGTAATGCTGTTGATGTCTGAAGAGCCGACCTGTTACCAAGAGGCTGCAACCGAGGCTTGCTGGTACGAAGCAATGGAGGAAGAACTGGAAACTATTAAGATGAACAAGACCTGGACCCTAACTGAGCTCCCATTAGGCCACAAACCTATTGGCCTAAAGTGGGTGTACAAACTGAAGAAAGATTCAGCTGGGAAAGTTGTTAAGTATAAAGCAAAATTAGTTGCTAAAGGCTATGTACAGAGACAAGGCATCAACTTTGAAGAGGTATTTGCACCGGTCGTTAGACTTGATACTATTCGAGTCATTCTTGCACTTGCAGGGAATCGAAGCTGGGAGGTACACCATCTAGATGTGAAGTCAGCATTCCTTAAcggagagttagaagaagaaatatacGTCTCTCAACCGGAAGGGTTTGAGGTACAAAATCAGAAACATAAGGTGTACAGGTTATTCAAGGCCCTCTATGGACTGCGGCAGGCTCCACGAGCTTGGAACATGCGGCTGAACAGGAGTCTGGTAGAGCTCGGCTTCAAAAAATGTATCCAAGAACATGCAGTATATACAAGAGGTGAAGGAGAAGCAAGtatacttgttggagtgtatgtcGACGATCTCATCGTGACAGGAGGTAGCACAGAGAAAATCAACAAGTTCAAACAACAAATGATgatagaatttgagatgagtGATTTGGGTCTTCTCTCCTACTACTTAGGAATTGAAGTGGAGCAACAGAAGAGCCGAATTTCACTTAGACAATCAGCTTATGCCAAGAAAATTCTATCTCAATTCAAGATGGCAGACTGCAATGCCACAAAGCATCCAATGGAACCCAAGACACAGTTGCATAAGGACTTGGAAGGGACTCCAGTTGATGCCACGGAGTACAGGCGCATTGTTGGTTGTCTGAGATATTTGCTTCACACACGGCCGGACCTGTCATATTCTGTTGGAATGGCGAGCAGATACATGGAGAGGCCTACAATCATGCATCACAGGGTGGTCAAACAGATTCTCAGGTATTTAAAAGGTACAATTTATTTTGGGCTTGTTTACATAAAGGGACCCCAGGAAATTGGTATATTCTGCTACTCGGACAGTGATTTAGCCGGCGATCTCGATGGAaggaaaagcacaagtggaatgactttctattttaatgaaagtttggtGTCCTGGAACTCACAGAAGCAGAAGACAGTGGCGCTTTCATCTTGTGAGGCAGAGTTCATGGCAGCCACAACTGCGGCCTGCCATGCTTTGTGGTTGAGGAGCCTTGCCAGTGAATTAACAGGTGTAAAGACAAAACTGGTAACTTTGTTTATTGACAACAAATCCGCCATAGCTCTCATGAAGAATCCGGTATTCCATGGTCGAAGCAAGCATATAGATACAAGGtttcattttatcagagaatgCATTGAGAAGGGACAGATTGTGGTGGAGTTCGTTAATACCGGAGAACAGCGAGTCGATGCGTTAACTAAAGCATTGCCAGGAGTGAAGTTAGCTGCCATGCGACAACTACTCGGCGTCCGTGATCTACAATCATGTCAGGATTAGGGGGAGTAATGTGAGAAATAATCCCTCCATgttattagtttttttattatgttttatTATCTTGATAATTGGTTATTACTTGGTctagatcctatttttatggatctcatctagatcctatttttatggatcttgTGGTTCGTGCTCTTATCATTTGTGATGTTATATAAAGAGTTGTAGAGGCATGTAGAAGGCATCTCATTGTAAGGTTTCCTTTCATAAGTGAAGTTCCTATTTGCCCTAttcttcttgtttcttcttgtgtgtgCGCCTCGAGGTTGTGGAAGCAGGAGATGTCGCTGGTGTTCTTGAGGAAGGGCGAGAGTTTGTGGTCGAGTTCCAGTTCCACCCCCACGTGGCTGTAGCTTCACGGCATCTTCTCCAGAATCCGCCACAAGAGCGCCGACACCTGCTCGTTGAACACTAGCCCCGTCACCTTGGGCACCAAGTCGTGCACGTTGACCACCCGGATCGCCTTGATCCCCAGCTCCTTGTCGAACCGCTCCTTGAACCGAGCGTTTCCCACCCTCGGCCCGGCGAATGAGAAGACCGTCAGCGGGACCACCGCCTTCTCCCCCACCTTCGTTAACCCCATCTCCGCGATGTCGTACGCGTTCAGGACCGCCAGCGCGCTCCCCAAGCTGTGACCCATCACCGACACGCTCACCTCTTCGCCTTTCTCGCCGGCGTAAAGTTCAACCAGTTTTCGCACCTCCGACAGCACCTGCTCCTGGGCCGAGTACTTGCAGAACCGGCACGTCGTGTCCTTGTTCACGTACAGATCGGCGAAGCCTGACTCCACCTTGACGGACTCGTCCGGACAGGGGATCCCTCTCGCCTTCACCGGCTGTTGGGAGGTCTTCAGGTCCTCGATCCACTCAAACACCGTCACCGTTCCCCGCCACACCATGATGATGTCGCGTCGGTCGAGCCATGCCGTGGCCTCGTCGCCGGACACCGCGATGTAGCCGATCCAGTTGGCCTTCTGGCTCCAGGTCCTTTGGTGGAGCTTCGAGGAGCGGAAGAAATTGGGGAGCTCGATGTTGGAGGTCGCGTAGAGGTAGCGCGTCACGGAGTAGCCGTGGTCGGCCATGCCGAGGTTGGCGAAGAAGCTTGGCTGGGTGTACCTGCAGTTGCCGCAGAAACGGGAGTAGGGATCGTAGTAGAAGGAGTCgttaaaagaagaatagaaagaagataaaataagagagtgataattaattttattgtttGTTGATATTTGTCCTTAAAATAATACAATCTTGGCATGAccgatcaattaatcaattaataaataatagaataattttaaaaattattctgagaattattctaataattataacagaattattagaataatcctaaaactaatttgatttgatttgatgatttgatccggtcaattctggtaattctcttttatttcttttatcccccgacaaacttaacgggagatctttgacgttgagtttgcttgctaatttgttgaaacgttgtctggataatgacttagtaaagatatcaacaatttgatcctcagcagagatataagagacggataattgttgagttgtcacacgttcacaaacaaaatgaaaatcaatctccacatgttttgtacgagcatgaaagattggatttgctgtgagatatgttgctccaatattgtcgcaccaaatttttggtacAACATTTGATgtaagatgaagttcagagagaagtgattgaagttaaataatttcagacgttgtatttgctataactttatattctgcctcagtacttgaacgagataccgtaggttgcttcttcgaattccatgagacagagcgtctatcttcaggagaacttgcccaatccgcatcactataggtatgtaaatctcgagacgattgacgatataaaagaagaccatgtagaatagtacctttgagatagcgaagtattctttttacattatcccaattttgttcagttggagcatgcatgaatttacaagcacgatttactgcaaaagtaatatcagggcgcgtaatagtgacatattgtaaggctccaacaagGCTTCaataaatctgtggatcagacagagcaggagaggatgaagatggagagttgtttatagaaattggtgtagagaccggacgtactccatccattttggctctttgaagaagtccaaTAATGTATTTGCtatgagagagaagatagtcatcctcatgtggaataagctcaataccaaggaaaaaacgagcaatgcccaaatctcgggtaggaaattcttgattgagaagacctAATAAAATTATGATGCCCTTGTGATCATTACCAGTTatcaggatgtcatccacataaataagaaaaaatatcatagacccatcattatatttgtgaaatagagacgagtcagtctttgatccagaaaatccttgagattgtaaccaattggatagtcgatgaaaccatgcacgagaagcttgtcgaagaccatataaggatttcttaagttggcaaacatgagatggaaattgtggatgaatgaacccaggtggttgctccataaatacagtttcctcaagatgaccatggagaaacgcATTTGAGATGTCCAATTGGCGTACAGGCCAATTGAAACTAACAGCtatcgataataatagtctgacagatgtaatcttgatgactggactaaaagtgtcattgaagtcaatacctggttgctgactaaaacctttggctacaagtcgagGTTTGTATCGTTCAAGAAAGCCATCAGCTCGATACTTAAgatggaatacccatttagagcccacaacattcattgaggaagTGCGTGGAACTAGACTtcatgttccattgcgaagaagtgcatcaaattctataGTCATTGCACTACAccaatttggatccttgtttgcttgcgtaaaacaagttggttcaatagattttgaagaaaccactagagcccgtggaagaggatatcgagtcgcatttggtgggcaatgttcataaatgtcactaatgggaagcatgcgacgaggagcattatcatctgaatcacttgttgatggtgatgaggaagtagactgacatggtgatgtagatgatggacttgcattatccgaggatttagaactagagagcatattatcttcgaccggcgaggcttccaagattggagcagcatcctgaggtgattctgatggtataggggagttattagagagcggagcaggacctaggatgTCATCATTTCTGACAATATTATGTGGTATTAAGAAGGTGTCAcctgtatctggaggagagatcgaagaagatattgaaaaagggaatagagtctcatcaaaagtaacatgtcgtgaaatataaattcggtctgttggtatatgtaagcaacgataaccatggtgcaaattgctataaccaaggaaaacacattgtagtgaacgagagtcaagtttgtgtttagagtatgggcgtaaccatggataacatgcacaaccaaaaatttgaaggaaagtgtaattatgagtttgattataaagtgtttcaaaaggacatttatgattgagcaatggagtaggaagTCGATTATGAGATATACAGTAGTGGTAACAGCTTCATTCCAAAATTTAcgtggaactgatgcatgataaagaagagctaaggcagtttcgactatgtgtctatgttttctctcagcagagccattttgttctaGAGTAtgaggacaagagactcgatgaacaattccacaagagacaagatgacgatggagagtttgatattcacctccccaatcagaatgaaaataaaatattttacgattaaaatatcgttcaacttgattttgaaatttacatAATATATCCAATGAATTAGATTTTCTTTTCATAGaatagagccaagtatatttattaaaatgatcaataaaggtaacataatattggaaaccttggtTAGATAAAACAGGTGCAGggcccaaacatcagaatgaattaattcaagtgggaaattagaaacataatcggatgaatagaaaggtagcttatgacttttagattccatgcagaccctacatgaatgaaatggagaggaggtaatggaagtaggtaaaccatacgtattgatgattgactggacaatatgaagagaaggatgaccaagtcgagcatgccaagctggtttatttgtgtgttcaccaacaaaagctttgattgaagaactttgaagatagtagaggccattttttattctcccataaaacacaatagcatttgtttctttatcttttataagataatgattatgatgaaactcaaaaatgacattgttatcaagacaaaactgacaggtagaaagtaaatttttagtgatagataaAACATGAAAGATATTACacatgtgaaaagttcgattagataaatgaatatatgtgtttccaagattagcaatttgcaaacctgagccatcgcctacttgaaccgtatctgatccataatatgacattatgtctgtaaggatattataatccgatgtgacatgatgagttgctccagtgtcaatataccaatcagtagatgaaacTCTGGGATTTTA contains:
- the LOC122009829 gene encoding phospholipase A1-Igamma1, chloroplastic-like; translated protein: MAATAQANLPPCFLMLAAWPLRPILNQPLVQVRPSPAPTSRASTARFQISAAMKGESRSSIIEKEQGFYEKAPVVNVDGQLIDRWREIHGSGDWVGLLDLVDPLLRSELICYREFVQNDSFYYDPYSRFCGNCRYTQPSFFANLGMADHGYSVTRYLYATSNIELPNFFRSSKLHQRTWSQKANWIGYIAVSGDEATAWLDRRDIIMVWRGTVTVFEWIEDLKTSQQPVKARGIPCPDESVKVESGFADLYVNKDTTCRFCKYSAQEQVLSEVRKLVELYAGEKGEEVSVSVMGHSLGSALAVLNAYDIAEMGLTKVGEKAVVPLTVFSFAGPRVGNARFKERFDKELGIKAIRVVNVHDLVPKVTGLVFNEQVSALLWRILEKMP